The genomic window GACTGGAAAAATTTACCTTTGGCTGTTTTCATACTGTTTAATCATGGTGTGTTTTTACACATTGACATATGACTTATAATCATCAACTTTCTtcgtcatttttaaaaaaacatggcaCTCCTGCTGTTCACTAAGTGATGTACTAATGTCTTTTTTCAGAGTCTCTAAATGGCTGCGAGGAAGTCTGGATCAGATACATACAACAATGGTGAGGGGCTATTTTTAACACTATTTTCCTGTTTAACTGTTTGGCCATACTGAGGTGTGAGTAGTAGGTTCATGGTCTGCTGGTGTCTGTGGTTCCAGTGTCTGCTCTACTAGCATATgctcactttttattttaattcaggACCCATCAGCTACCTTGATGATGTTCCCTTCAAGATCAATGAAAAGTTCCGCTGCCCAGCCAAAGTGGGACTGCCTGTTGGCTTCTGTCTGCCAGACTGTGGCTCTTTGTTGGTGGACACACAGGTAAGTGACATACAGAGAGAGTTGTGTTGTGTTAAGCTGGAGTTGTAATATCATGTGGCTCTTATATTcataattctgttttttctctcttactcTATTTCCTTACTTTGCCCATCATCCCCATTCTTCCTTTCAGTATGACTTCTCTCTGGAGAAGCGTAGTGTGCGCTGGGGGTTTGAACTGGCTGAGGCCAGAGCAGCAGAGGCCAGAGCAGAAGAGGCAGCAGCCAAGCAGGAAGCAGAGAACAGGGAATGTTTGGCTAAGGCTCAGGACATTGATGGTGGTGGAGGGAAGAAACCCCTGTCTGCTGCAGACGACCAGGACCCTCCACCACCGGCGTTGAACCCCGTCCTGGCGGGACTGAGACATAACGCTATCCTCACTCCACTGCCGGCACCAAGCCTTGGCCCCAGGAAAACCCAACCTAGCACTCCTCAGCCACACAGCCTCAACCTAGCTGACTTTGAGCGGGAGGAGGACCCCTTTGACAAGCTGGAGCTCAAAACTTTGGACGATAAGGAGGAGCTCAGGAACATTCTCCAGAGCCAGCCCCAACCTCAACCTCCTCCTTCTGTATCCCCACCAGAGGTCTCCCAGCCAGGGTCAGCGTCACGTGGAAACAGCCCGTCTCCTCCCAGCACCAACACCAGCCTATCATCCAAACCTGGCTTCGCCCACAAACCCAACGGGTTGGTTTCCTTGCTGGACATGGACAGAGTTGGGCATCCTGGGAGAGCAGGGTTTGACACAGATGATCGACCCTGTAACATCCGCTCTCTTAGTTTTCCCAAGCTTTCTGACTCTGACCCAGTGAGGTACAAACCACTCTCTGCACCCATCCCTGCCGCACGACAGAACCTACCCAATGGAAGTCCGCCAACTGTACCCAAGACGCAAGTCATTGTTGCTCCTAAGCCACCCAGCAACACCAAGAGCGGTGCACCAAAACCAGTAAGTATGAGAGTACATTTTGCGTACCCTACTAACAGAATGCATAGTTTATGAGGGATATAGTTATACAGATAAACTGGAGAATGTAAATAAGGAATCTCTGAACCTCATTGACATTCACTGATGTTTCTACACTAGGTCAACCTGGGGACAGGATCTGCTGGTCTGCCGTGTGGCGGTGCCCTGCTCAGCATGACCCCTAGTGAGCGGCAGTGTGTGGAAACCCTTGTGGGCATGGGTTATTCTTATGAGGGCGTCCTACGGGCCATGCAGAGACAAGGGCAGAACGTGGAGCAGGTGCGACTCCCTCTCACCCCAATGCGCAGAAATTTGGATTCCTAGTATATTCTCTATGACTTGgttaacattttcattgtttttgttcttgtgttaTTGTGTTCATTGAAACATCAATGTGGTACATGTGTAAATATAGCCTTAACTTAAAATAAAGGTGTTGCATTCACATCGTACAGTCTGTTGTTGTCGTGAAAGTCGTGTGGgataaaataacaacacaacataaCGGGTCATGTGGACTCAGATATATGCCAGATATCATTTGTAGCTGCTGGTTTTAAATGATGAACTAGCATTGGGCATATAACTTCTTAAGATGTCGGGCACATACAGCAGAAAGAGGGCAATAAACgaatatatatagatatagattgTTATTAGGTAATTCCTATCCACAATTTAACCTCctttattttctcaaaataaaactaGCCACATCCCATTGgccttttatttgtcatttgtgtaACTGAATGTAATTTAAGCTTCAGTAACAATGTGATCAAAGCAGAGACATAATAAACGTGCTTATTGTTTGTCTAAGGTACTGGATTATCTGTTTGTCCATGGACGTCTGTGTGAGCGGGGCTTTGATGCAAGTGCAGTGGAGGAATGTTTAGAGATGTACCAATGCTCAGAGGAAAAGGTTTGTACTTTTGGCCAGTAGGTAACAGAACatctcaagaaaaacaaaagttcacacattgtgtttttaagttAATATGTCGAATCACTGGAAAGCTAGAGAACATTTTCTTTGAAATAAGAAAGACCACCTGTTCTTTCAGTAACTGAGCCAGAATGTATAGGTTATGTAATattacatattaacatttttctcGTCCTCACCAGGCCTTGCAGTTCCTTCAGCTAATGTCGAGATTTGGCGAGATGGGATTTGAGCGGGATGCTATCAAAGAGGTGTTGCTGGTCCACAACAATGACCAGGACAAGGCTCTGGAGGACCTGATGGCTCGTGCTGCAGCAAGCTGAGCCAAGCTAACCAGTCAACCAAAGCCCAGCCAAGGGCTTGCCTCCCGCTACCACCCAACACAGCCCCTTTCCTTCTGCCTACCCTATCACACCATGCCCTGCCCTTGCCTCGGCTGTGGAAGGGACAGCTGGGAGACACTTATATTTCTCTCTGTGCTAAAACGTATTGTGTCTCAGCACTTCTTAAAGACTATGTGCCTAGAGTGGAGGGGTCAAAGTGTAACAATACTTCatggtggtgttttttttccctaataAATCCTGGGGTTAGATTCCAGGATTTGGTTCTGCTGGGGTATTCAAAAATGTGAGGAATGACTGAGCTGGGAAAGAAGAGCTGGAAGAATTGGGCAGCGGCGCTTTTGATACCATTTTGATTTGCTTCCACTTGGAAGTGCTTATCTCACTGCGGGCCAAGCTGCAGGACCGAATGGAGAGGAgctggtgatgtgtgtgtgcatcacagaaaaacaagtttGAACTCCTGAAACTCCTTAACAACTAAGCTGCCATCTTCCACTGCTCAATGCAGACCTAGTACATGGTGGAGGGGACAGGGGCCTTGAAACATCAGCAAACATCAGAAGtataaaaagagaggaaaaaacaaacaaaggcaCTGTCACCAGACAGAGAACTGACCCTCAAGAAGTGCCCTCTTTGTGCTGGTGCCCTGCACCTGGTTCTGTGCTGTTTAATgctttcattcagtcattcattcattcattcattcattcattcattcattcattcatgtctttttctgttcatttgggcactttttcatgtcagtgtAAAGATTTCCATCTCTTTGCTTTCTGTTTTAGAAATTGCATAATAGCTCCTTTGTCATTATAACTCAGAACATAAGAGATACTACTGCCCCAGTACGCTCTTCAACCTGCACTGGAATCACCTGCTAAAGAAGGGGGGAGAGATGGGGGAAGTCCCCCTGTAGGAAATATATAAGAAATATCCTATACCCCGCTGACACAGACGTGTCACATACTGCACAGGCGTGCACACACACGTTTCTTAATTATCAACTTATTTAAAATAGTACACTGacactttcatttaaaaatgtagagTTTGATATGATAATGTAAGATATGTTAACTTACAAAAGTGACACTTTTAACTGTCATGGACTTCTGTTTGCAGACTGGAAAAGGGtgagtggttaaaaaaaaaaaaaagtaagtgtATGGTTGTCTTTTTCAGCCACATCACAGTGCAATAGAGACATTTCATATTGTGTGACTGTTGACTGGCACTTTGAGCCACAGTAATTGTTGGGAGATAAGGAATGGTCCTCAAGCCTTGCTGGAAATTTGGATGGAAAGGTTTGATTTCAGTGATTTCTATCATTCGTTCTGTCATTGGACTTCATGCCACAAAATCTAATCAAACATGACTTTAGGTTGTTGACttgtctgtatgtatttttttctctcacatggAATAAGAAGTGAGTGTTCATCTTTATTTTGAGGTTTGTTGGCATCTCTGCTGTcttaaatgaaaagtaaaaaaaaaaaggtttagtCTCCACATGTTAAAAGCATTTTCCAGTTGGGTGATTTGCTATTTGTTTAAAAGATGACCAAgatccttttatttttatagtatGTGTTGCTGGGTCTCTTGAGTTAAATGCTATGTATGTTTACGAAGCATGTCTGCTCAGTTGCACCAAAGGGCAAATATGGCAGAAACTTCCATAATCTTGACCTCTGTAGAATTGATGGGGATCGTAAAATGCATGGTAACAGATAAAGGGCTTAAAGTTAGCGAA from Thunnus maccoyii chromosome 3, fThuMac1.1, whole genome shotgun sequence includes these protein-coding regions:
- the ubap1 gene encoding ubiquitin-associated protein 1, producing the protein MAARKSGSDTYNNGPISYLDDVPFKINEKFRCPAKVGLPVGFCLPDCGSLLVDTQYDFSLEKRSVRWGFELAEARAAEARAEEAAAKQEAENRECLAKAQDIDGGGGKKPLSAADDQDPPPPALNPVLAGLRHNAILTPLPAPSLGPRKTQPSTPQPHSLNLADFEREEDPFDKLELKTLDDKEELRNILQSQPQPQPPPSVSPPEVSQPGSASRGNSPSPPSTNTSLSSKPGFAHKPNGLVSLLDMDRVGHPGRAGFDTDDRPCNIRSLSFPKLSDSDPVRYKPLSAPIPAARQNLPNGSPPTVPKTQVIVAPKPPSNTKSGAPKPVNLGTGSAGLPCGGALLSMTPSERQCVETLVGMGYSYEGVLRAMQRQGQNVEQVLDYLFVHGRLCERGFDASAVEECLEMYQCSEEKALQFLQLMSRFGEMGFERDAIKEVLLVHNNDQDKALEDLMARAAAS